TGCTTTTGCAGTGTCCCACCAGATCGGGCGTGCGAGCTGGCGGGGGGAGGGGAAGGAGGACGGGATGCGGACGGGAGCCCGGGCGGTTTTGCACCTCTGGGGCATGAACAGATGCGATTGCCCGAGCGAACTCGATCAGATGCGGCTGGAGCCAGTGCTGGCGGCCGAGAGTTCCCGCAATCGCGGGCATCTCGTGCTTGGCTTGGAAACCGGCTGAGAGTTTCGGAACTCATCGGTGTCACCGTAGGTGAGGTCTGGCAGCGCGGAGCGCTGGTGCGGATTTTGCGGCTTGCCCGGTCGCGGCTCAAGGGTGGCCGGTGCGCCCAGTGCCGGGCGGTGAAGGGCCAGAGCGTGTGTCCCTCTGGGTCTAATCGATATTAGCCATGCAGGGATTGCTGGCCGGGGCTTCACGGCTACCTAGGGGGCGAAGTCTGAAGTGCCGCGCCACGCGCGGCTGGTCCCTTACCCCTTACCCCCTAACCCACATGAAATCATTAGCCAGGTATGTTGTCGCGGGCCTGTTGTCCGCTTTTTCCGCCGGAACCTTACTGGCGCAGACCGCGCCCAGTCCGAGCGAAGCCGCAGAAGACGAGGTGGTCACGCTCTCCCCCTTCGTGGTCACCGCCACGGAAGGCGGCGATATCACGGAATCGACTTCGGGCACCTTGGTATCCAGGCCGCTCGAGCAGACCCCGATGGCCATTTCGGTCTTCAGCGCCGAATTGATGAAGGACCTGATGGTCCTCAACGGCGACCATCTGACCAAGATCGTGCCCGGGCTGGCGGCGCAGAACAACCAGACCTCCGAGGGCGCCGGCGGCAACCAGCAGTACGCCTCGCGCGGCTTCACTGTGCTCCCCCGCCGCAACGGTTTCGCCCCCGGCGGCCGGCTCTACGACATGACCGGCGTCGACCGCGTGGAAATCATCCGCGGCCCGAACTCAATCCTGTACGGGCAGAATGACCCGGGTGGCGTCATCAACTACATCTCGAAGCGGCCGCGCCTGCGCAATTCCACCGGCGCGCATGGCACGGTCACGGCCGTCTTGGGCAACTACGCCTTCCAGCGGGCCATGACGGACGTCGATTACACTCTGATCCCCGGCAAGCTGGGCTTCCGTCTCCCGATGTCTTACACGTACAACGAGCGCGACACGAAGTGGTTTTCCAACACCGTCGTCTCGATCAACCCCTCGATGCTCTGGCGCGTCTTCCCGAACACGGAACTCACCATCGAGTACGAGTATCTCGATATCGAGACCAACTTCGGTGCGCTACAGCCGATCGTCTGGGTCCCGCCGGGCCAGACCAAGGAAGTGGTCGACAAGAACAAGCGCGGCCTGGGTCGGGCGACCAACTACACCTTCGGCCCCTACGCAAATGCGAACAACAAGATGACGAACTGGACCGCGGATCTCACGTCCCGCATCACGGAAAACATCACCTTCCGCGGCGTCTATTCGCAGAACGGCCGCGACCGCGACCAGGTGACTCCGGGCGGGGGCGATCCATTTCGCGTGACCCCGACGCCATGGTTCGGCGTGGAGGACCAGGACGGCAACCAGATCAGCGGCTACAAGGGCGACCTGCTCTTCGAGTACGAATTCGGCCCGATCAAGTCCCGCACCGTGCTCGGCTATGAGTGGAACACCAACGACTACTACTTCAAGCAGTGGCGCACGTACCAAAATGGCGCGACGCTCAACCTCTTCACGCTGAATATTGGCTATGACCCGGTCACGGGCTTGGCCACGCGCGACACGGTGGCCTCGGACTACGCGCCGTTCCCGAGGAACAACTACGTCACTAACTCCATCGAGCCCTCCAACACGCTCGGCGGCAATGCGTACGAGATCCCGACTGTGACCGATCCCAATAACCCGTGGCGGCTCTTCCGCGGCCCGCAGCGCTTCACCAGCACCTGGAGCAACACCCGCATCAGCGAGGTTCTCTCGGCTTACGATGACCGCGTGCAGATGCTCCTCGGATACGCCCGAGGCAAGCTGATCCAGAACTACAACCAGCAGAGCAAGGTGAAGATCGAGCTCGGCTCGACCCCGATCTACCAGTTCGGCCTCGGCTTCATGGTGGACCGCGAGAAAAAGCACCTGCTGTTCGCCAACTACAGCACCAGCTACGCGCCGCAGTTCCTGCTCGACATAAACAACCAGTTCCTGCCCCCGCAGGAGGCCAAGGGCCTTGAGGGCGGCGTGAAGTCGGTGTGGAGCGACAAGCTGCGCACGACGCTGACGGTCTTCTCGCAGAAGCGCACGAACGTCGGCCGCCAGTTCACCGACTTCTCGTTCCAGCCCCCGCGCACCTATGGCGTCCTCTCGCCGGGTGAGGAGAGCAAGGGTTTCGAGTTCGAGGCCACCTACAAGCCGACCAAGGCCTTCGATGTCCGCTTGGGTTACGCCTACTACAACGGCAAGATCACCGGCGCGGCCGCCAACGAGCAGTTCAAGATCGGTCGCGAGCTGCCCCGCGCTCCGGAAAAGTCCGGCACCTTCTCGCTGAACTACACGTTTCAGCACAGCAAGGTCGCCGGCCTGCGCCTCGGCTACGGGTTCACCTACAAGAACGACACCATCCTGGATCTCAACAACGGCCTCAATTCCCTGACGCGCCGCAGCGATCCCTACCTGGTGCACTGGATGACTCTCGCCAAGGATTTCAAGCTGGCCGACAAGCGGACCATCGTCGTGCGACTCAACGTCGGAAACCTCTTTGACAAAAACTACGTGTCCGAAGGTTTCACATTCGGCGAGTACCGCACGTTCCGCCTCAGCACCGACTACAAGTTCTAAGGGTAGCAAGGTTGGTTCAATAGGGGCGGAACACGTTTCGGGGTCGTGTTCCGCCCTCATTTTCTCCCACTCCGCCCCCTGCCATGTCCTATCTAGCCGATTTTCAGCTCTCCCGTCACCCGGCCAACCCGATCCTTCGCCCCGATCCGACGCTCGCTTGGGAGTCCCTGGTGGCCACCAACCCCGCCGCTTGGTATGACGACGTCGCGGGCGAGGTCTTGCTCCTCTACCGCGCCGCGGGTGATGACGCCGACCACCGCGTGCATCTGGCCCTTGCCCGCAGCCGCGATGGCATCCATTTCCAGCGCGACCCCGGCAACCCGGTCGCCTCCCCGCTGCCCAACACGCCGGACGGCGGCTGCCTCGAGGATCCGCGCATCATTAAGATCGGCGACTGGTATTACGTCACCGTGGCCTCGCGCCCGTTCCCGCCCGGGCGCTACTGGGATCCCGCCGCGCTGGCGCGCCGACCGCACCTGGCGTTTCCGCCGCATTTCCCCGCCGCATTGAGGCAAAATCTCACGTCGACGCACCTATTCCTCACACGCGATTTCAAGGAGTGGATCCGTGCCGGCCGCCTGACCGACCCGTCGCTCGACGAGCGCGATGTCGTCATCTTTCCAGAACAGGTGGGCGGCAAGTGGGTCACCTTGCATCGTCCGATGCAGTGGCACGGCCAGGGCTTTCCAAATGCTCAGCCCGCGATTTGGATCGCGGCAAACGTCGATCTGCTCGGCTGGAAGCAGCTCAGGTTGCTGGCCAAGGCCGAATATGATTGGGAACTCAAAGTCGGCGCGAACAACCCCCCGCTCAAGACCCCTCACGGCTGGCTGCAGATCTATCACGCCGTCGGGCCCGACAAGCACTACCGCCTCGGCGCGCTGCTGCTCGATCTCGAAGACCCCTTCCGCGTTACCCACCGCACGCGGCGAGCGATATACGAGCCGACCGCGGAGTGGGAGACCAAGGGCCTCTACAACGGCGTCTGCTTTCCCTGCGGCCACGCGGTGCTGAACGGCACCTATCACCTTTACTACGGCGGCGGTGACGTGGTTTGTGGCGTGGCGACGGCGCCCTTGGCCGAATTGCTCGATCACGTGCGCACGCAGCCGGTCTGAATACCCCGGCCTCCCGGCTTGCCCCCCAACGACCACCGCATCCAATCGTGGTCATGGTCACCCAAAAAGATGTCGCGCGGCAGACGGGTCTTTCACAGACCGCCGTGTCGCTGGCGTTACGCAACAGTCCTGAAGTGTCGGCAGAGACGATTCGAGTGGTCCGACTTGCGGCCCGCCGCCTCGGTT
This DNA window, taken from Oleiharenicola lentus, encodes the following:
- a CDS encoding TonB-dependent siderophore receptor; this encodes MKSLARYVVAGLLSAFSAGTLLAQTAPSPSEAAEDEVVTLSPFVVTATEGGDITESTSGTLVSRPLEQTPMAISVFSAELMKDLMVLNGDHLTKIVPGLAAQNNQTSEGAGGNQQYASRGFTVLPRRNGFAPGGRLYDMTGVDRVEIIRGPNSILYGQNDPGGVINYISKRPRLRNSTGAHGTVTAVLGNYAFQRAMTDVDYTLIPGKLGFRLPMSYTYNERDTKWFSNTVVSINPSMLWRVFPNTELTIEYEYLDIETNFGALQPIVWVPPGQTKEVVDKNKRGLGRATNYTFGPYANANNKMTNWTADLTSRITENITFRGVYSQNGRDRDQVTPGGGDPFRVTPTPWFGVEDQDGNQISGYKGDLLFEYEFGPIKSRTVLGYEWNTNDYYFKQWRTYQNGATLNLFTLNIGYDPVTGLATRDTVASDYAPFPRNNYVTNSIEPSNTLGGNAYEIPTVTDPNNPWRLFRGPQRFTSTWSNTRISEVLSAYDDRVQMLLGYARGKLIQNYNQQSKVKIELGSTPIYQFGLGFMVDREKKHLLFANYSTSYAPQFLLDINNQFLPPQEAKGLEGGVKSVWSDKLRTTLTVFSQKRTNVGRQFTDFSFQPPRTYGVLSPGEESKGFEFEATYKPTKAFDVRLGYAYYNGKITGAAANEQFKIGRELPRAPEKSGTFSLNYTFQHSKVAGLRLGYGFTYKNDTILDLNNGLNSLTRRSDPYLVHWMTLAKDFKLADKRTIVVRLNVGNLFDKNYVSEGFTFGEYRTFRLSTDYKF
- a CDS encoding glycoside hydrolase family 130 protein, translated to MSYLADFQLSRHPANPILRPDPTLAWESLVATNPAAWYDDVAGEVLLLYRAAGDDADHRVHLALARSRDGIHFQRDPGNPVASPLPNTPDGGCLEDPRIIKIGDWYYVTVASRPFPPGRYWDPAALARRPHLAFPPHFPAALRQNLTSTHLFLTRDFKEWIRAGRLTDPSLDERDVVIFPEQVGGKWVTLHRPMQWHGQGFPNAQPAIWIAANVDLLGWKQLRLLAKAEYDWELKVGANNPPLKTPHGWLQIYHAVGPDKHYRLGALLLDLEDPFRVTHRTRRAIYEPTAEWETKGLYNGVCFPCGHAVLNGTYHLYYGGGDVVCGVATAPLAELLDHVRTQPV